The Cloacibacillus sp. genome contains the following window.
GCACGACATCGGCAAGCTGGACTCCTACAGGATGATATCCGTCCCCGAAATGACCGTCGAGGGGGCGCTGCTCGACCACGTCGCGCAGGGATACATGCGCTTCAACGAGCTTGCGGCGCAGTACGGGCTCACCGAGAAGACGCGCATGCACCTTGGCCATATCCTGCTCTCCCATCACGGACAGCGCGAGTTCGGTTCGCCCGTCGTCCCCGCGACGCCGGAGGCGATGATAGTCTCCTCCGCCGACGAACTTGACTTCCGTATGTTCTGCTGGAACGACTCTGTTAAAAACCTCACCGACGACCAGCCGATATCGGCCTGGAACAACTCCACGCAGCGCAGGTTCTGGAAGAGGTAAAATGGGTGCGGAGCTAATAATTTCCGCGGACAACGACGGTCGCCGCGTCGACCGCGTACTGCGCACACTCTGGCCGCAGGTGCCCCTTGGGGCGATCATGAAGGCGGTGCGCACCGGCGATGTGCGCCTCGACGGTAAAAAGACAAAGGCCGATGCGCGCCTTGAAGAGGGACAGCGCCTATATGTGCCGTGGGAAGAAGAGGCGGGCGGGGCGAAAATAGACGGCGGAACAGGAACTGCCGCGAAAAAGCCGCCGCTGGAGACCCTTTACCGCGACGATTACCTTTGGGTGGTGAACAAACCGGCGGGGCTGCTCACACAGCCCGACGTGAAAGGCGGGGATTCGCTCATCATGCGGGCCCTCGCGGAGCTGGGCTGGAGCCGCAGCGATTACCGGCCGGCGACGGTGCAGCGGCTGGACCGCAACACCACCGGCGCGGTGATAATCGCGCTCACGGGCGCGGCGCAGCGGCATCTCGCGGAGCTGATACGCGAACATAAAATAAGAAAGCTCTACCACGCGGTGGTCGAGGGCATCGCCGACGAATCTGGACGTGTCGACCTGCCGCTTTTGAAGGACGGCGCCGCCAATACCGTCCGTCCTGACAGAGATGGACAGCCAGCCCTTACGCTTTACAGAAGACTTTCTACCGCCGGAATGCGCAGCGTGGTTGAGGCCGAACTTGTCACCGGACGTCCTCATCAGGCGCGCGTACACCTGGCGGCGATCGGGCATCCGATCGTGGGGGATACAAAATATGGAAGCGGGCGCGGCGCGAAGCGCCCTCTGCTTCACGCGCGGACGGTAATATTTCCCGAGGACGCGGAGCTGCCGGTCAGGCTGCGCGGCGTCGCCGTGACCGCGCCGCTGCCGGCGGATATGAAAAAATACGAAGAAGGTGCTTAATAGATGAGGTGTGACCGCTGTACGGAAAAACCATGCCGGGACGGAATGGCCTGCACCGCCTGTGATGCCGCGGCGCTGTACGCAGATCTTGAGGACAGGCGCATGATGCGCGCCGCCTCCGAGGTGGAGGCCGAATATTACGGGGAGATCAACCGTATTCAGGAGATCATACTCTTCTCGCGGAAGATGGGATACAAAAAACTTGGTATCGCTTTCTGTGCCGCCCTCTCGGAAGAGGCGGCCAAACTCTCGCAGATACTGGAAAACTACTTCGAGATCTCTACCGTGAACTGTAAGGTCTGCGGCGTGGGAAAGTCTGAGATGGGGGCGATGGAGAGCGACAAGGTTGGTCCGATATCCTGCAACCCGATAGAACAGGCTGAGGTGCTCAACGCGGCGAATACAGACCTTAACCTGTTGCTTGGCCTCTGCGTCGGCCACGACGCGCTCTTCATAAAATACTCTCAGGCGCCGGTGGTGCCGGTTGCCGCGAAAGACCGCGTCATCGCCCACAACCCGCTTGGCGCGCTCTACTGTTCGGCGATCTTCAAGCGGATGATGAAAGAGGCAAAGAACCAGGAAACTGAATAAAGTCCAATAAAAAATGGGAGGCGGGAGATTTTTCCACGCCTCCCATTTTTATTGCCGCCGCTCAGCCTCTCTTTGGCGATAGCTCTGATAGCCTCTTCATATCTTTCGCATAATTCAGTATCTTTATCTTTGTCTCCAGCGGTACCCAGCGCAGAAGCGCGCAGACCTCCTTTGATATATCGGTTGTATCGCCTGCCTCGGCCAGCTGCTCCTGCGTCATTATTCTTTAGCAGTAAATACTCCGATTTTTTCTTTTGTGTTGTTCTTTTATGGCAGCATTCAAATTTTCGGAGGAAGGCGGCAAATTCTATATACCTCTGATAATAGAACTATCATGTTTAAAAAATACCTTTACTATTTTTGGCAAATATTATACTATTCACCCATTGGTCAAATGATACTCTCACACACAAAATGGGGCAAAAGACTGGATGCGTATGAATGGTACGTATTAGTTGTTTTGCTGCAGGAAACGGGGGCGTTTTCTAAAACTGTCACTGTTTGTAAGCGGAAAATAACGCGTAAGTTTACTGTTATGCTTTTTGGTCGAAAAAGGGAGGCAACATTATGAGTAAACTTTTCCAAAGAAAATCTGTCGTTTTTGTGATAATGATACTGGTTACAGCTCTGATATACGTCGTTCCGGCCGCGGCGGCCCTCAAAGCCGCGCCTCTGAACCCGGATTTTGTAAAATGGCGCGACGCCCGTGAAACCGCGGCAAATGCTAAAGCGCTCTCAGCAACCCAAAAATCGAATTATGGCTACGCTCCCTCTCCCGTAAACTGGAGCCATCTGAATGGCGTTGTTTATAGCGTCGCGCCTGATTCCATGGCCATAAAGAGCGCATTAGCCACACTCCCGGCCAGCTATGACCTTCGGACGTCGATGCCGCCGGTACGTAATCAGTATCCTTTTGGCAACTGCTGGACATATGCGGCTATGGCGGCGACGGAATTCAATCTTATCGGCAAAAGGCTGGCTTCCTCGTCCGATATCGACCTTTCCGAATGGTATCTGACATATTTCGCCTATAATGACGAATCCTCGCTCAAACCTGGATTCACAAATTCATCTGATGAAGCATATTATGACGCTGGCGGCAGTCCCTGGCTAGCTGTGGCGCTGCTATCGCGCGGCACCGGTTCTGTGAGCGGTTTGAAGGTGGCGACGCCGGTCGGATCGAATGATGTTTATGTTCCTAACGTGATGGAGAGGGAATGGAAGCTTAAGAATGCTCTCTACCTCAATATAGACGTCCAGAAAGCGGCAGAAAGAAGACAGCTGGTTAAAGAGACGATAATGGCGTACGGGGTGGTGTTGGCAAGGTTTTATTGGGATGATGACGCCTTTAATAAAGATAATTTCGCCTACTATTTAAGGAGTGATTATTCCACGGTGAATCATGATATAACTATCGTCGGCTGGGACGATGATTACCCAAAAGAAAATTTTAATGATGGTAACCGCCCGAGAGAAAATGGCGCCTGGCTCGTGCGCAACAGCTGGGGCGCTGGCTGGGGAGACAAGGGCTATTTCCATGTATCATACGAAGAGGGGACGCTCTGTAACGTCGTGGTCTTTGATACTGTGTCAGCGCCGGTTGATGAAAAGATATACCAATACGATCCCCTTGGGCTGGTGGGCTTTTTAGGTGAAAGGGGAAAAAATGAAGTCTATTTTGCTAATATTTTTACCGCCGGTGCGTACGAGTCCGTAAATTCGGTAGCGTTTTACACGACAGCGCCGGATCAGCCATGCGAGATAAAAATATATACCGGCTGTGACGGTTCGCCGGTAAGCGGTAAACTGGCGAGGACGGCTTCGGTCACGGTCAAGGCGCCTGGATATAACACCGTGGAACTTGACGCGCCGGTGAAAGTCGTAAAAGGGGAGAAATTTTCTGTCGTGGTAAAAACCTCGTCCGACCTTACCGACTTTTTGGTTCCTGGTGAATACGCGCTATCGAAGTATTCTGAAAAAGCCAGCTCCGAACGTGGGCAGAGCTGGGTCTCCATTGACGGCGGCGTTACCTTCGAGGATGTTTCAGATCCGAACACGGATGCAATGAACGTCTGCCTCAAGGCCTTCGCGACGCCTGAGTCTGCTCATTCCAGCGGCGGCTGCAGCGCGGGTTTTGCGGCATTGGCGCTTTTGGTGCTGGTTCCCATAATCCTCAAAAAGAGAAGTTAATTTTTTCATAATATTACAGACGAATGACGGAGTAAAATTCCTCCGTCATTCATTTTTGTATTGATCTTTTTGCGCGCATATTTGATAAAACAGCGACGGTAAAAGTTGTGCGGTGTATGTTTGACAAACATACAAGCAATAACACTATTATGTTTAAAAAAATATCTTTACTATTTTTGGGTAGATATTATACTATTCGTCCATTGCTCAAATGATATTCTTACATACAAAATTGGGCAAAAGACTGAAATGCATATGAATGGTACGTATTAGTTGTTTTGCTACAGGAAATGGGGGCGTTCTCTAAAACTGTCACTGTTTGTAAGCGGAAAATAACGCGCAAGTTTACTGTTATGCTTTTTAGTCGAAAAAAGGGGGCAGCATTATGAGTAAATTTTTCCAAAGAAAATCTGTCGTTTTTGTGATATTAATATTTGTTACCGTTATGATATACGTTGCTCCGGCTGCGGCGGCCCTCAAAGCCGCGCCTCTGAACCCGGATTTTGTAAAATGGCGCGAGGCCCGTGAAACCGCGGCAAATACTAAAGCGCTCTCAGCAACCCAAAAACCGAATTATGGCTACGTTCCCTCTCCCGTAAACTGGAGCCATCTGAAGGGCGTTGTTTATAGCGTCGTGCCTGATTCCATGGGCAGAAAGAGCGCATCGGCCACACTCCCGGCCAGTTATGACCTTCGGACGTCGATGCCGCCGGTGCGTAATCAGAATCCTTTTAGCAACTGTTGGACATACACGGCTATGGCGGCGACGGAATCCAATCTTATCGGTAAAAGGCTGGTTTCCTCGTCCGATATCGACCTTTCCGAATGGTATCTGACATATTTCGTCTATAATGATGAATCCTCGCTCAAACCGGGATTCACAAATTCATCTGGTAAAGCATATTATGACACCGGCGGCAATGACTGGAAAGCTGCTGCGCTTCTCTCGCGCGGCACCAGTTCTGTGAGCGGTTTGAAGGTGGAGACGCCAGTCAGATCGGAAGATGTTTATGCTCCTAACGTGATGGAGAGGGAATGGAAACTTAAGAATGCTCTCTACCTTGGCAACTTGAGCGCTAATAGAGAAGAAGTCCAGATAGTGGCAAAAAGAATACAGTTGGTTAAAGAGACAATAATGGCGTACGGGGCGGTGTCGGTAGGGATTTATTGGGATAATGACGCCGTTAATAATGAAAAATTCGCATACTATTCAGGGAATTACCATTACCAGACGAACCATGCGGTAACTATCGTTGGCTGGGACGACGAGTACCCAAGTAATAATTTTAAAGAGGGTAACCGCCCGAAAGAAAATGGCGCCTGGCTTGTGCGCAACAGCTGGGGTGCTCGTTGGGGAGACGAGGGCTATTTCTACGTATCCTACGAAGAGGGGACGCTCTGTGACGGTGTGGCCTATGATACTGTATCAGCGCCTGATGATGAAAAGATATACCAATATGATCCCCTTGGGTTGGTGGCCTTTTTCGGTCAAGAGGGGAAAAATGAAGTCTATTTTGCTAATATCTTTACCGCCGGAGCGTACGAGGCCGTAAATTCGGTAGCTTTTTACACAACTGCGCCGGATCAGCCATGCGAGATAAAAATATATACCGGCTGCGACGGTTCGCCGGTAAGCGGCAAACTGGCGAAGACGGCGGCGGTCACGCTTAAGGCGCCTGGCTATAACACCGTGGAACTTGACGCGCCGGTGAAAGTCGTAAAAGGGGAGAAATTTTCGGTCGTAGTAAAAACCTCGTCCAGCCTTACCGATAATTTGATTC
Protein-coding sequences here:
- a CDS encoding RluA family pseudouridine synthase — translated: MGAELIISADNDGRRVDRVLRTLWPQVPLGAIMKAVRTGDVRLDGKKTKADARLEEGQRLYVPWEEEAGGAKIDGGTGTAAKKPPLETLYRDDYLWVVNKPAGLLTQPDVKGGDSLIMRALAELGWSRSDYRPATVQRLDRNTTGAVIIALTGAAQRHLAELIREHKIRKLYHAVVEGIADESGRVDLPLLKDGAANTVRPDRDGQPALTLYRRLSTAGMRSVVEAELVTGRPHQARVHLAAIGHPIVGDTKYGSGRGAKRPLLHARTVIFPEDAELPVRLRGVAVTAPLPADMKKYEEGA
- a CDS encoding DUF1847 domain-containing protein; the encoded protein is MRCDRCTEKPCRDGMACTACDAAALYADLEDRRMMRAASEVEAEYYGEINRIQEIILFSRKMGYKKLGIAFCAALSEEAAKLSQILENYFEISTVNCKVCGVGKSEMGAMESDKVGPISCNPIEQAEVLNAANTDLNLLLGLCVGHDALFIKYSQAPVVPVAAKDRVIAHNPLGALYCSAIFKRMMKEAKNQETE
- a CDS encoding lectin like domain-containing protein; translation: MSKLFQRKSVVFVIMILVTALIYVVPAAAALKAAPLNPDFVKWRDARETAANAKALSATQKSNYGYAPSPVNWSHLNGVVYSVAPDSMAIKSALATLPASYDLRTSMPPVRNQYPFGNCWTYAAMAATEFNLIGKRLASSSDIDLSEWYLTYFAYNDESSLKPGFTNSSDEAYYDAGGSPWLAVALLSRGTGSVSGLKVATPVGSNDVYVPNVMEREWKLKNALYLNIDVQKAAERRQLVKETIMAYGVVLARFYWDDDAFNKDNFAYYLRSDYSTVNHDITIVGWDDDYPKENFNDGNRPRENGAWLVRNSWGAGWGDKGYFHVSYEEGTLCNVVVFDTVSAPVDEKIYQYDPLGLVGFLGERGKNEVYFANIFTAGAYESVNSVAFYTTAPDQPCEIKIYTGCDGSPVSGKLARTASVTVKAPGYNTVELDAPVKVVKGEKFSVVVKTSSDLTDFLVPGEYALSKYSEKASSERGQSWVSIDGGVTFEDVSDPNTDAMNVCLKAFATPESAHSSGGCSAGFAALALLVLVPIILKKRS
- a CDS encoding lectin like domain-containing protein, whose amino-acid sequence is MIYVAPAAAALKAAPLNPDFVKWREARETAANTKALSATQKPNYGYVPSPVNWSHLKGVVYSVVPDSMGRKSASATLPASYDLRTSMPPVRNQNPFSNCWTYTAMAATESNLIGKRLVSSSDIDLSEWYLTYFVYNDESSLKPGFTNSSGKAYYDTGGNDWKAAALLSRGTSSVSGLKVETPVRSEDVYAPNVMEREWKLKNALYLGNLSANREEVQIVAKRIQLVKETIMAYGAVSVGIYWDNDAVNNEKFAYYSGNYHYQTNHAVTIVGWDDEYPSNNFKEGNRPKENGAWLVRNSWGARWGDEGYFYVSYEEGTLCDGVAYDTVSAPDDEKIYQYDPLGLVAFFGQEGKNEVYFANIFTAGAYEAVNSVAFYTTAPDQPCEIKIYTGCDGSPVSGKLAKTAAVTLKAPGYNTVELDAPVKVVKGEKFSVVVKTSSSLTDNLIPVECLLPGYSDNATAEQGQSWVSFDGKNFEDTMVSAAKAKANVCVKAFATAAATPVASSGGGCSAGFAALALLALVPIILKKRS